The stretch of DNA ACAACTGATAAACCAAAATCTAGAAAAGCTTTGATCTTACTGCTTAGCTAATGAATTTACAGATCTGTTTCAATCTATACTGCATATATCCATCAATACTAATTATAGGGGCTATACTTTGTGTTATAGTCCAGAGGTGTTCTGACAAGaacaaaaagaaactaaaaaagcCTGTCCTATTGTTTCAAATCTATGAGTTCATCAATACCTCGAAGACAAAAAGACCAAGTTACTAGGACCGCCAGCAATCTGCAAAGAATCTTAATGATGACCATGAATATTTGTTGAGCAACTTTAAGCGACAGTCATATAATGGTCTCGATAGAAGGCCATGCAGAACTGCTGTAGTGGTCTCAGAAGAATGGCTATGATGTTCTGGTTGTGCTACATTGCAATTGCGCAAGCATTTTGGCTTTCTCGACTGCTTCAACATAGTAATATAATCTCCAAAGCGTCACATTTTCCTGCAAGACAAGAAGACATTGCCTTGGCCCAGGTTAGAAATTCTAAATTAACTCAAGAAATCATGTTCCTTGAATCTATTTCTTTACCTCTTTTTCCAGATCAACAAAGATTTCTTCACAAGGCTTTTCAGCTGGCCTACCACGTTGGATAATTTCAACAACACGGACAAGATTTTCCTTGGGTAGCTGTTGTATCAATTTCTGAAGCTGCCGCTTCTCAGTACGAGTCATGGGCCTGTAAATTGGAGTTAAAAGTGTGAAACTGATTGGGATGAGGTGAGAAGTGGCTGTATTATGACATCATATGCACATTTGAAACGTCAAATGCATAACATAGAGCCTAATACCCATTGCAAAATAGCATCATGTCTAGAACATACTTAAAGTTATAAGTTCCTCGGGAACAAACCCATACCTACACTTGGACATTATAGCATCTAAAGTTTCTTCAAGCTTCTGCTCCATATGCATCAGCTGAAAAGAGAAGATGCCTCCACAGTCAGCTATAAACAATTTGCCAAAGAGGCATACATGACATAGAAGGGTCGAAAATGCTTTAAACGAAGAATACAATTTTCAGAAAATCACCGTTGAGGATAGTTCATCAgaatattttttcattgtttcCTCTACCAGCAGCTGGTTATCATTCTTTAGAAGGAACTCCAAATCATCTTCCACCTTTAAAACAATGAAACATGTTTATCAATAAGTTACTGATTATAATGCCTGATTTTGTAAGCTTACATGCTCAAGAGTCGCATGCCTCTGCTGATTCAAATAAGAATATGCATACATGAATATAGAATATAGATGCATAGACATACAAAAAAGAATATGAGCAAATATATCTAATGCCACAAAAAGTTCCACAGACGAATAATCATGACTGTTGGACTGCAAAAGAATTTAAATATCTAAAGCCTGTTTTTTCTTCAGTATAGACAATTTGGCATTTCTTACAATCTAATTTTCTATTTGAGAAAATGCATGTGCTCCTCCTTTCATCATGCAAGAAATATTTTATGGTGAATCATTACCAAGATTGAACAATAGGATGAAGAGTAAAATATACCTCTTTGCAAGATCCAGATTTGATGGGATGAGAATTTCCAGTGATGCTGGTCGGTGAGCAGGAAGATAATAATTTAGGTTTCTTACTGGCAACTTGGGCTGCATCTCCATCTAAAGGTGAAGTCACCAAACTGTTGCTTCTGATCTTATAACGTAACTCAGACATAGACACAACAGGATCTAACATCTGCAACAATCAAGTTAATCAGTTACAAAAATAATTTCCCTCTGAAAGATGGAAGCCAAAAACCAATTCTACATTATTGTATCATTGATCATTACTTTGAAAGAAGTATAGAGAAAGAGACATAAAGAACCAGCAATTTAGGTAATCAAAATAGATGGGCACAATTGAGGCACAAGGTGATAAGAGCTAGAAAGGGGCGCAAGTGATAATAGGCATTAACATGTCCTTACCTtccaataaatttaaaatggcATATCCAACGCAAGATTTTTTATGACTTGCACCCTCGACAACATTGGTAAAGAACAACACAACCTATAAAATTGTTATGAGTATCCTAAATTGAGATCTATCTTGATCATTAGAGACAAGATTAGTGCTTTGTTGTAGCACAATTTAAAACAACTGTTTATGAAAGCAAGACAATGTGCAAGTACACAAGCATGAGAGCAACGGGGCTTTCAATTTTATCTATTAATGGTTGTCACTTGTCTTGGGAGAGAATATGATTGTTGGATATTACAAAAGGTTAAACAAAAAAGGTAGACTGTATTCTGTACTAGCTGTAGAAGTTCAGAGTACAAAAACCATAAGCACttctaaaaaatcaaattctaCAGGTCCCTAATGGTCGGAACCATTACTCATTTATCTTCAGAAAACAGGAGTAGCGAGTTGCAAAAATCTATACCTCGTCAACTTCCATTGAGAGATCATTCACACTTTGCCTAAGTAATCCTTTCAATCTTCCTTTCTTGAAATCTGAAAGCTCAGCACCAATGCTGTTTTCAAAAAGTGAATCAACATCTTTAGGACTGCAATCCATAGACTCTTTATCATTGACCACCACATACTTCCCTTGAGACAACTCAGATGCATTGGAATTGGACAGAGTATTTTTATCTTCTGACAACAGGTCAGCTATCTGACAAGCATAGAAGCTGAAGAAATCAGGTCCAGCTTTACATTGCTCACTCGAACCATCTGAATTTCTCGGCATCTCTGACATGATAGAAGTACTACTACTCTGCATACGACAACTACATAGATACGAATCAGTCCAGACTCCAGATAAATAACTGAAGCAAAAGAGGAAGAAGCACCATTATATATACTATACAAATTTCTCTCTAAAGCTATATTTAGAAACATGAATTTGAACATTTGGATTTAATTTCATTTGTTATAAAAAAACTAAGAGTATGAAATGCATTAATTATGTATAAATTCATTAACATTCAATATGATTATATTTCTGAAaggtatagaaacatgaatttcaaattcaaaaatatatatatttaaaattcacgaatatatatatatacttcaaattcaataattaatgGCCGTGCAACCTTCGTTACCCGGGCTCGGCAATTGGGGTGCAGTACCTGAGTCGACACGTTCCGACACGGGATACGGGTCAGATCCGGAAAAAACCAGCGGACACGTCGGCGGGTGAGAACTGAGatgagaagagaagaaaaaaaactgaTACGCGGAGgcgagagagggagagagagaagAGGGACGATGGTAGGAGACAGGTGATGATGACGATGATAGAGTTAATATAAATACTGTATTTATATGGGTAAAGTACTGAATTAGTCATTCAATTTTTCGGATGATTACTCGAAAAAATATTATTGCAATTTCCTCATTTAATTTTTAGTATCTATCATTTTAATCActcatatattaaatttaaaagggtaatatgtttatattttgattttggttatccaatttttaatcattttattttcatcatccCAAAACAAATTTAAGTAtggatgaataaaaaaaattaagaaaaagttgtagaaattaaaataatgcattaaaaattgataaattgtatgTTTATCAAGGTAGTTAATAGCATACTGGTGGATGTACTAATTCTCTACTTGCACTGATATAGATTGATACCGATTTGTTTCAATGTACCATTTCAAATTTgtcactatttttaaaaaaatatttgatatgtgtatataaaaaaaatgtatttacaaatatcaaataatgaGATTAAGAAAATCTCAAGTATAAAATACTCATAAAAATAAACTTTTGGTTGAAATGGtaaagaaaatatttgaaaattgttGTCGGCATATGATCAAATCTCACAATATGtaatttttaagataaaaaaaatactcatcaattatataaaatattctttaataaGATTCACAAATACAATCCATCTTTAAACAAACtaaaaaaatagaacaaaatatttatttcataaattatacaATAAGATCATCTCATCCTATGCATATAACAATTCataattcaacaaattcaaaataaacagTGTACTGGCTAGTATGGGCGAAGTGCACTGGTATTCACCAGTATGGACAATACCGACCAAAAATTGCACCAGAACAGAGTCTAAAGTTTTTTTGTTCTGTTTATTAACGGAACGACACCGACTACCATGATGTTTACCCTTTTCCGGTTTAGCAACAAATCGATTGACGCtatcaagagaaaaaaaaattgaacaatttatttaattaattttgatactttgaaatttaaacttgaaaaattaaaaaactaaaatttttgataaTCCTCCTATATTGACAATAATGTCCATGTCAATCAAACTAATATTCAATAGAccaatttaacaattttttaatgcattattttagtttctattgcttttttactttaattcttacttcttctttttttacctGGATCAATACTAAGAAAATTTGATGACCACAATAAAAGCGACTTAGAAATTAggtgatcaaaatgaaaatgtAAACATGATTGTCAAAATGATTTGGCATGTACAGTCAGTTGTCGTTAAGgacttaatgtaacacccctataccatgTTCGACTTAAGGAACTTGATATAGGAATATTAAATTTGGTGCCAAATTAATTCTTGGCTAATTACTAATATAATTGAACATAAAAACTAATACTTGGAACATACCTAATAtttttcctaagtacatgccattttaatcaaaactttaaaacataccctgttgttgcttgaagatgtgatgagatgagatgAAAACTTGcagtctcaaattcaactcttcaaAAATTTCTGTACCTAATCTGCGCACggaacaaaccgtacgctgagtatgcaccCAATgatattactataattcaaatacttaaggtgaaaaaaaaaccaacatatatatatacacattaaatcttaccactattttaccattaataaatcattcatgcatttaaactttaattttattttaataatatgtattttaaatagcTTCTCttctttttaacttatttatcttCTTACTATATCGGTATTTATTTCTTGCATTTTatcaataaccatttcataaaaatcattatttcatatatttcatttctatatctcaattcaataacttattctaTTTCATATCTAAAACCTTACAACATTAGTCTTTTAACAACTATTTCACACTTATTTCAATTTCCCAttccattttaataatttatccatCATCAATTTCCATTGTCAATTCGTTCTTTTATAATCAATTTACAGTTAAAGTCTTTAAATACTCACTTCatacattaaatccataaatatatttcaataacttgtatttaattaaattcaagtattattttactatttcaaattattttattttcacttctcATTTTTACACCATTTCATATTATTAAAATCTATTCCATAAAATTTATCCTTATTTGTTTCTTGAACCATAATTCTTACCTTTCACATATGTCATATCATTCGaatttagttttatcagtaaatttatttcatatgCCCCTATTAACTTAACTCGGATtcggcggatacacggattccaaccaacacaccaatacggcacatagtgcctaaaacggtacatagtataAGTAATCGGTAACggtagcagtaacagtaacagtaacaatattcaACACACAGTGCTGAATCTGTAACAAtaacggtaacagtattc from Gossypium hirsutum isolate 1008001.06 chromosome D04, Gossypium_hirsutum_v2.1, whole genome shotgun sequence encodes:
- the LOC107925970 gene encoding uncharacterized protein isoform X1 codes for the protein MQSSSTSIMSEMPRNSDGSSEQCKAGPDFFSFYACQIADLLSEDKNTLSNSNASELSQGKYVVVNDKESMDCSPKDVDSLFENSIGAELSDFKKGRLKGLLRQSVNDLSMEVDEMLDPVVSMSELRYKIRSNSLVTSPLDGDAAQVASKKPKLLSSCSPTSITGNSHPIKSGSCKEVEDDLEFLLKNDNQLLVEETMKKYSDELSSTLMHMEQKLEETLDAIMSKCRPMTRTEKRQLQKLIQQLPKENLVRVVEIIQRGRPAEKPCEEIFVDLEKEENVTLWRLYYYVEAVEKAKMLAQLQCSTTRTS
- the LOC107925970 gene encoding uncharacterized protein isoform X2, producing the protein MSEMPRNSDGSSEQCKAGPDFFSFYACQIADLLSEDKNTLSNSNASELSQGKYVVVNDKESMDCSPKDVDSLFENSIGAELSDFKKGRLKGLLRQSVNDLSMEVDEMLDPVVSMSELRYKIRSNSLVTSPLDGDAAQVASKKPKLLSSCSPTSITGNSHPIKSGSCKEVEDDLEFLLKNDNQLLVEETMKKYSDELSSTLMHMEQKLEETLDAIMSKCRPMTRTEKRQLQKLIQQLPKENLVRVVEIIQRGRPAEKPCEEIFVDLEKEENVTLWRLYYYVEAVEKAKMLAQLQCSTTRTS